TTGGGgctgcccaaactttttcctgtgggGTTCACTCACAGGAAATTAGATAGATGCAAGGcctagttggattttttttttggtttaactttaatttattaaacacggtaaaaacaaataatcaatCAATACATAGTTTATATAATGTCAAGTCTAGTCAACAGTAGTTATTTTGGAAAACTGCTAGATTAAGGCTTTTTGTTAAAGGTCATAAGGCAAATAATTTaggctttagtttttttttaatattttgaagTGTGTCATGTTCCTGTATCCCACGAACACAAATCCACCCCCATGAGGCAGATGCTGAATCTCactccacattcagaaccaaaacaagACCAATCTCGAGTAAGATGACCATACTTGAGGACCATTAATATGTTCACCAATTAGCAGCAGAAAGTGGATTAAACCTTTTTCTGAAAGTAAATTATCTTTGTTCTACACAGTGTAATGAAGAGAAATTCAGTTTCTACTTTAGCTTTatattatgggggggggggggtatttgcaTATCTAGGAAGTGCATTAATAGTACAGCCTGGAGTAGTGGTAGTCCCAATTACTCACACCCCCCCACGTCTAACACTACCCACacccactcctttttttttggacatggaCAGCAATGCGGTCCATGTCAAAAGTTATTTTTAGTACATACCATATGCCTctaaaaaatggatggtgggccatagtttggacaccacggATTTAATCCCTCGTGTTTATTGTTGCTTTTAAAAATCATCTTGAATGAAACACAGCACATATCTCTGAATATTCTGATCTCCCGACAATGTTgtgttgaaaataataaaactaCCCATAAAACAATGTCTGATAGCAGAGGTTTGAGTGAATGTACATGGACTTCCTATGGGTAACTTGTTATTCTTTAGACCGCAACCTGATCACAAAGAATCCAAAGCATGTTTTGGGGTATTATCCAATGAGTACACTCCATGTTGCCTGAACTGCTTAAAGATGTGGCTGATCAACATTAAATTCTACCTAATCAATATGAACCTTACCAACTTATAATTATGCTCTTCCCTAGTTAATATAGGGGGTGGGGGACAACTAATTTTTGGtcaccacagaggcacccacataaaagaaaaacatttggtcCCAAGACCAAAGCAGAAGGGTTAAGAAGCCAAGATGGGCTTGCTGGTGTTGATGACCATGCAGAGCAGAAGAGAGGGAGGGAAAAGACAGGCCAAGTTTGAccaggcaggcaggcaagcaAGCAGATAGTCTCTCAGGGCTTGAAGTCACCTCCCCACCTCTGCCCTCACCTCCAGGCAGAAGAATGAAGCTGGCCATTTCTTTTCACTTGAATGCGTAATAAGGAAGCGGCCAATTGAGGAAGGCCTGGTGCTAAATGGCTTCATCACAGAGTACAGTGGTCATGACCAGTTCGATTGTCTGTTCGATTATAAATATGGTCAAATATGGTTTAGGATGCTATAACTAAGGTTGTAGGCAGGGAGAGGCTAGAAATACACCAGGGATGAACCTGAGAGCAGTGTGCTTCAAATGTGGAGGAAAACACAACATTAGGTAAGTCAGATGAAGGTTTTCGTGGATGCTTAGAAGTCATGTTggaagaaaagtaaaaataaataaataaaatatggcaGAGGGAGGGTGGGTTTTAGGTAGAGGAGGAACAGCAGAATTAAGAGGAGAGAGGCAGAACCTGGTTGTGAGCCCGGGTGGAGGGGATGCTCTGCAGGTATCTGAGTGCACACAAACTCTCAGCCACCGAGGAGCAGCCCAGCCAGAGAGAGCGAGGCACAGAGCactgtgtgagagagagggagggagggaggcaagAGGAGACCCAAGTGGACAGGGTATAGGGAAGAAGAGCAAGAGAGAAATAGATGTGAAGTAAAGGAAAAGAGAAGTGAGGAAGTAATGTTGAGAGGAAAATGGAAGGAGGAAACCAAGGAGGTgaattaatggatggatggatcaattcAATTGATGTATGATGTATGAATGCAGTTGGTCAGAAGTTCATGTGGTGCAGATGTGTCcaaatgcaatgaaaatgaacGAATAAATAGATGGTGTTTAGTTGGGAATCAGGaggttgtgagtgtgtgtccatCAAAGGTGAGGAAAAGAGTAGAGAGGGATTTTGGGGAAATAGTGAGAggggggtcggggtgggggtgggggcagtatTAGAGCTACACACACATTGCAGTGAGCACAGGAAGACACactcattcacacacaaaatatagaCATATACTCAATGCCATATTAGATGTGAACTAGGAGTGGGTGTGCAGAGAAGACAGAGGAGCACTGTGATTTGCCAATCAATTATATTTACTTCCATCAATTGTTTTGCCATAAGTGATGACCGAATCACATGGTCACAAAATTTACAAGGAAATACACTGAACGAAAACAAAACACCTTACCATTAACTACACAATGGGAAAGGTCCTGCTCAATTAAATATAAgaacaataatataataaacaGTGTAAGGATGCCCAAAATAATATGTTGTCAGAGCTGAGCTTCGAACTGCAGTTACAAATCAAACTTGTAGATCAATAACATTCTAATTCAGCATCACTTTTATACAAGACTTAGACTAGTCTCGGGCTGTACTTTTCATGACACTTTGGGATAAACAGCATATTAGCTCAGCATCACTTTTGTGCTGCACAGACTAGTTCGACAGGAATTGTGCACATCAGCATTTTCTTTTATCAATAGTCATTTGACAGTTGGTCATTTAGCCACCCACCAATGCATGTTTAGAGAGTAATCTACTCACTGCTCTTTTCACTAAACCGTCATATCCGTAACGCTAATTGTACACCGGCAAAAGGTATTATTGAGATGCTGAAGCGCCGACCTTTAAAGAACACTACCATATGACTTAATAGTGATTGTTACTTTCGGTTATGATGTCTGGCTGGAACCTCCATAAACAGATCAActatttattttgatgtttaaaCTCAATGTAAACTCCACCGTCATATCAGTAACGCTATTTGTACACCGGCAAAAGGTATTATTGAGATGATGAAGCGCCAACCCTTAAAGAACACTACCATATGACTTAAAAGTGATTGTTACTTTCGGTTATGATGTCTGGCTCGAACCTCCATAAACATATCAACTATTTATTTGATGTTTAAACTCAGTGTAAACTCCACGTAGctacacaaacaaaccaaagtGAAACAAAGGGAACCTCGATATATCACCGACGTAGCAATGATCAAAAAGAGGTATCATAACTTTAGACACCcttcatttgaataaatacatatgCAGTAACTGCGTTTGTAAAGGTAACGCTATTCTAGCCGCCTAGCTTTTGAAGATAGCTAATCGTCAGACAAACAGTAATGCAGGAGAACAAATAGTAAATACACCACATTGTAAGAAACTCCATTTAGAATGGCGGCGTATAACCTATGTTTAGTAAGTCCAACTCCTACTCCTGTCTCAACTAAATAACTATTTTGATATGGAAAGGAATGTCAAGTAGACCTAGCCGGCTTGCTACATGGGCAACTTGCTGCCTCGCTAACCGTAATGCTAGATGAATGAAAAGGCAGTACACTTCCTTCTACGCACTTCAAAAATATAAACAGCCATACTTCACTTTAGGATCATTTTAACAATATTTCCACAAGCCTCGGCAACTACCAGACATCTCCACATATATTTAACCGTGAGGGCTTTCAACACAACAAATATGTCAACATAAGCAAGCGTACATTTTAGTTGCTCACCCTAGCCAGTGCTAGCTGGATAGCTAAATGCCCAGATAGGGCCCAGTTGAAGTGGCGCAGCGTCACCGCAGTGAGCACTACCCCGAGAAGCCTCAGCTGTCTTGGGTTGCACGATACCACCGTAGACAACGAGAATTGCTAGCGGTAGCCGAATCGATGTTGTTCAGAACCACCCGACGGCAACAAGTGCAACTTACAGAAATAATATGAGTTATCAGCAATATTACTAGAAATGTATCGCGAATTTCAGGCCCTCACTGAGATTCCCGGTCCCCACTTTTCACCTCCGCCTCTCCAGACAAACCGCTTCGGATTGTTCTTCCTTTCAAATCAGCGAGCAACGCTCCCCCCCATACGACTCGGACAACGCCCCGTGTGTCCTCTTTGGAACACATCTTACCATTAGATCCAACGTTTTGTCCTCCATCTCCGGCTCCATGTTGAcgatccccccccccgaaaCTCGCTCGGAAAATGGAAACCCAGCCCTGCGTCGGCGGCCCGCAAATGCAGAGACGTCATTCGCTTTGCTCAATCTCGCGGCATTGGGTAGGACAGCGTGAAAAGGGAGGGTGGGGGACAGGAACGCCCATGCCTCGAATCAACGAGGTGATTGAACCACTTCTTCCGAACGGGGCGTGGTGGCATGAATTTCCTGGTTAATTATTGGCTTAGCGAGCTACTAAGGCTTTCTCCGGTGACTCCCCCAAACAAAAGGGTATTTGCTCAAAGATGCTGTTGCTATACTGAAGATGAACCAGCTGAAGCCAAATCTATCGTCCGCATTGCTTATTGCGAGGTTGTTTGGTAATTTGATGTCGAGTGCCATTACATGTTGACAGTGCTTGATTTCAGTGCCCTTTACTCACATTTAAGGATTAGTCAGCAAACTCGTCAATGCTTCGCGGGGACAGGCAATCAAATTAAACCCTTGATAATAGTATGGATGAATGCATATACATATGTACATAAtaagtccatgttttttcttGAGTATTTAACCGTTTCAATGTTTTGCCGACCTTGACATGTTTTCCACACGGTGGATTAAACTGTTAGAGAGTTGCTTCTAATTATTTAGGATGCATTACAACATTTGAGAAATCGGTACACAATTGCTtaatccatttgaaaaaaaaacctaaacaaaCCTCAATAGTGGAATAAATTTTGGGATTGACAAATCAAAAATAGGAGGGATTTAATCTTGGAtaggaaagcaaatcaaacaaggAATATTTCCAAAACTTTGATTTCtgctgctggatattttgaaacaaaaatgttcaaagaAAAGTTTGGTAATGTTGACTAAAACAAGTGGAATTACTGTGCAGTCATGCATACATCACATCTGACAACTGGGAAACAAATCTTCAGGTTTCCAAGAAGATGGGCAGGCTGACAGCAGAAGCGTTATAGCACAGGAGATGAGGAGGTAGCAATGGTTTTCAGCAGTTCAAATTTTAATACGTTGTCCCCTTTTCTCTACATAaacccaggttaaaaaaaaaaaaagaactcataaaatacaacagcagcagttgccagtaaaaaaatgaaaagataacTGATTAAGCATTGCGGGGAAGACACGAGGGACAGGGGAaaaggaaaatacattttttgtacaGTATCGGAGTCAATTGTTCATCTTCAAACTGGGTTGAGGGCTGCAAAGACTCTGGGAACTTGCTGTTGTGTTCATTCAAAATGGAGGGGAACGGGGCGGGCgataagaaacaaaaatgagtcGAGTCCAATCCAATAAGGGGAAGGAACCAAACTCTAAGGCAGGGATTTATTCAGGAAaggctttttctctctctctctctctttctgaatGAAAGAAGTTTTCACTCCTCTTCAGCTTGTGTGATGTACTTCAATGTGTGTACAGATGAAATGTATGTGCAAGACTGTGTATTCAACAAGTAAATTGGAAGTTGGCTGTCATTATGTGGTCAACACAGTTGATCCCCTCACTTGCTGCAAGAGAGGTGGCATTTTTCTTTCCTTAATTcttcattcctttgttttttttttctctcttccaaTATATTAGTCCCCGACTACCTAGTAGTCATCCAAATCAAAGAACTCATCGTCCTCTCCTTGGTACTCCATGCCCTGGAAGTCCACCCTGTACCGCAAGATACCTGAGAGGAAGACAAAGATGACATATCATATTAGCCATCAATGCAAGACCTGTCCATTTTATCACGGTGTTCTTCAATTGGCTTTTTTATCATGACATACTTTGTACTTCTGTTAATTAAAATAATTCCCATCCAGCATAACCCAAATCTTGTAACGTATCTTCAGGTTGAAGGACGCTAAATAAGACTGAAACAAGATTGAATGTTCTGTTGTGATTCAAAAGTGCTCACCTCCGATGCCTCCAAAGCCCTTGACAAACTGAGATCCTTCTTGGCTCTTGTCTGTGACTATTTCCAGCGTGGCTCCAAATTTCTTGTAATTGTTGGCAAACCACTCTAACAGCGGCATGCTCTCGATCAGTTCGTGCTCTTGCCCCGTCTATCAACATAAAGTTAGAGTGAGTGAACAATTTACCTCAACAGCGATTACATCAGCGTGTGCAGTCCTCACCTCTTTGTCTGTGAAATGAGATTTGTCTTTCTCCTGCTCTGGCGTTAAGTACAAAGTCTTCTCATCTGGGAACCACGGAAACCAAATTGAGCATGAGGGTTACACGGTTCACAATCAGCTGACTTTTTTGGCATATACCATTCTCAGCTCCGTTGCTCTCGGCTCCATGCACACGTAAAATGTAACGCATGGTGTCTAAGTTCTCATAGACTATGAGGATCTCCACCGCTCCCATCTCCAAGGCTTTCAATGTGTCCTCCACACCAAAGCAGTACTTGCCGGTGTCTTGACTGATCTCATCGAAGTATCGTCCTGGGGAACCACAGACAAGAGGCTAATAAATATATTAGGTAAAATTCCCAGGCACTTATCTCTCCTGTTGAGAGCTCTGAAAGTTGCAACACCGTGTTAACAAAACAACCTACCTATTAGtttcttttcttggatgaacttGACATTGGAGAGAACCTCTGCTGAGAGCTCAATGGCCTGGTTGAAGCCATTTTCTCCACCATAGGAGATATCCACTAACTTCAGAACTTTGGCCTGTAACCTCTATGATTTGAAAACAGAAATGTCCACCGGTTAAAAACTGAGCAGAAATgtcaatcaaacaacaaaatggtgTGTACAATAGCTAAGAGTGCAACAGTTAATTCCAAATAAGCAATTTGATGTGACAAGAGTTGTGCCACGAGTGATGAAATATAGTACACGAAGTCCTGGGACCTAACCTGACACGACGTTCTAAACCGTTGATTTAGCCTAGACCTATGGTAATTGAACATTATTGTGGGTTATTCAAACTTTGCATTGcaaatatgaacacatttcCAGACATAAAATTTGATGTAAATttgatcgagccttttctgttgcgggtccctctctctggaatgacctcccactgaacattcggcaagcctcctcgctgcccatctttaaagccctcctcaaaactcacttgtattctttggcgttcgactcagcatgatttgtccttgattttactgcttggtgctttccaccgcctttattaccgattcgtcttactgtttattgtatatgttaaatcgctccatgtacagcactttgtatgcagcgatggctgttcgatagtgctctataaatactgttgacttgacttgacttaaaggacataattttcaaaagaaaacatgaaaccGTGTCCAATACATTCCAACTGAATGCATTAAAGGGaacatggaaaataaataacaaatataaATGGGCATATAAAAATAGGCATTGAGTCTACACTCTGAAGACATCTGAGAACCAAGTGACCCAGCATTAACTATAACATACTACATCAGTATCCTcgactgggggaaaaaagaaaacaagtaaAACATAATTCACATAATTAGAACACATACTTACTGGGTCAAACATGTCAGACTGGCTGAGCTCAGTTTTGAAGTCGGCAGAACCAGCCAAAACCATTCCTGCCACATTAACTTTGTCGTTGGACACAAACAGCTGGACAGCCGTTTCGGCCACTTTCCTCACATAGTTGTGCCTCTTTTCCATTCTTAGACGGGCAAAACGCAAAGCCGACTGTCCTCCTCTGCCTATAACAAAGATGAAGATAGAGCGTCATGGTTCCATTGAGCAAAAACTAGAAACAAAGTTCTTGATGGCTTGGAgcaaatataaatgaaatgaGTTGCAAGAGCATTGCGATAAAGTACCATGCTTCTTAGGTAGGTCCACAGTGAACTTGTGCAGCACTTCCCTCGTGTTCCCCTGCAGTGTGCCAAACAACGCCCCGCTACCGTCAATCACTATAAAGCCAAACTTACTGTCATCAGAAAGCAGGGCTGTCAATGCCTGCGTTCAGAAGGAAAAGATGGAGAGCATGGgacaaaatgaaatgcataCAAATTCAAAACACTGCTGTAAAATTTAAGTCCAATCTATGCAAAAGATAAAACACTTACCTCTGTATGGAACTTGTTGTCACAGAGGTACAGGGAGGTGTTGATTGGCTTAAAAGGCTCAAAGtcgatatttacttttttctcctTCCCTTCATCTGTAACAATGGTGCCGCAGTACACAACTAAGCCATTGGGTGGTACTGTGAAGACAAGAGTAAAATAACATGAACAATGTGTTCTTTTCATCTGAATATTCAACAGCATAAATGTTGCCAAAGATCAGCTAAGCAATCATTTCACCCGTACACAATATTATTGTGACATTTATAGTTAAAAAAGGTGTTTCCCATATGGTAAAACTCACTTcagagagttttttttaaatatttataatcTTAAAAGATCAGAGCCGAAGCCCTGTACAGCATGTTAAGAACTGCTCAATTCCTCTTGCCCCACTTACATCACCAGAGGAGGTCACCCTGTGCACACTCCGTGAGAACATAAACATAAGCAAAGGGAACCTGGTTACTTATTTCCTATAATAAAATGTGAAGAGATGAGATTTTTGAGATGGCAAACAGCGTTTTTAAGTTCTCAGATAACACCACTATGACTTACTTAGGCATATTACTTATCATATCCACACAAAAATTTTGGGGCTTTGCGCAATGCTACTGAATCCCACCCGCCCCCTGTCACTGAATGTttgtgcaacaaaatatatggcAGTATGCACATTTAATTCCCCCTTGAAAGTTTATcaccagaaaaataaattagatTGAAATTAAAGATGGTGGGACATTACATTTATATTTGACTAGCTGgttggctcatcagctagttcctgcggaaggctggtaaggtggtggttcgccgcactccgggcggctcatcagctagagttcctgcggaaggctggtaaggtgggccttcggcccacaaaagtgttgttgcttggttcaactttttattcatcttcaatgcttatcgcgaaaataaagagatgtttagctctactaaataactaacaattttattgcaatgcttgtgggtagacaacattttttcgctaagatgcccgctcgatcgtagtgagccactgcctgcgcggcgcagtgaagtaggtacgttttgaaaagggacagacggaaggacagacggcgtgcgggacgacgcgcaatagaAGATGTGTTCGACCTACCTTTGTTATAGAGCTTTAGTCTTTGCTGTACAGAGGTGATGGCCCCGAGTACGGAGAGTCTGTTGACTCGACTCTTGATGTTGGAAGCCGTGCCAAATTCATCTGCCAACATTTTGGCCACTCTGGAAATCTGGTCCTTGGGTGGGATGATCAGAGAGATCATACTGGTGCCATTACTAAAAAGGAGGAGGGCGTTACCGTTATTATACAGTCATAATTTAACATAAGTTTGCCCGACTAACAATCACAAGTTTAATGCTTATGCACAATACAAAACGCCATTGATGGGCTAAGAAAACTACCGTAGATGTCTCTGTGCTCCAACACAAACTGTTAAAGCCATTCTCGAGGCAAGCCTCATGCACCGGGCAGCCCGCTCGTTACAGGCAGACGGCTGGCCTCAGTGGCAGGGGAATTTGGGGCTCATTTCCCGCCGCCTACCCCCGCTCAGTTCATCGGGCCATTGGTGCATGTGAGACCGACCAAGGTGCACCGTGGGTGTACCAAAGGGGGATAACGAGGATCTATTTAGGACACCCTCCTTTTCTTCTCAGTCCATCTTACCTCGAGATCCAAGGCAGTGACCTATAATGTCCCAGTCATTGAGTCAGGTTGGTTAGCTTTGCTGCAGTGCTAGCTTGAAACGGTTTTGCTTGCGTCATCAAAAGATTCTGTCTTGGGCATGTTGTTTCAGTGACAAAAGCCAAAAGACAATTTTTGGTGTTCGATTAATTAGTTCATCCCTACTTGTATGCTTTACAATGTAGTTTTTTATACTGAATGCTTTTATAAAGTGCAGTATTAGagagtgcatttttttcttgttaattttttttgcgttgATCTTATATGAGGGCTggaaaaaatgaatggaattcACGTTGATTTCAATGGAAACACATCATCTGAAATTTGAGCGATGACTTTTGTCAAATCACAGCACTGTTATGGTTTCCAACTCTGAACATGgtacttcaaacaacaaagcgtgtgacggaaaagtggttaggactgcacgactgtccgtgttttatgttatgtgttgtgtttattattttactttatgttaactgttttgtaaagcgctttgttacagctgccgctgttgtgaaagcgctatataaatcagcatgtattgtattgtattgtattgtattgtattgtattgtattgtacttatATTTGTGTTATTGGACAGACACTATATATCGCTTCAAACGTACAATAGTTCAAGACAATGAAAAGCGAGTACAGAAAAAGATGTACACCTTCTAGATGTTTAGGACAGTGTACACATTCCAATTCTCCCATATTGTCATCTCTCTATTCAGTGGCCACACAAGAGGGCCACAAGTAGGCTGAAAGCACTCAATGGTAGGTGGGAAAAAGTAGGGTGACTACTGGGGTGAACGACCACTGGTTAAGGTGGAGGATGGACCACCTATTACAATACGTGGCAAAAAGTTTAACCATTACAGTATCTTCTGGAGCAGTTCGGTTACATTTTGACCATgtagaaaaaaatctgttgatgCCATTGCTGTAAAACGAGACTGGCCTCATTGGGATTTGAGGACAGATTCCCCGCTTGACAAAGTTTTTCTGGTGAGTAATGGATCGACTTGAAGTTTACCGACGTTTCAATTTCACCAATTAGCCACCTCGCTCAAGACACAGTGCGGCCTTCCTCCAGAGATGACGTTTATAACGGATGTATTCAGCGCTGTTCCTAGTCTGTCTACAAGGTTTAATGAGTTTTATTTACCCTTAGTGGAGGGAAATGGGCGACTCAAAACGTCGATATGGTCACGTagttgcaatcttttttttttggtttgttttatttgacagGCCGCCGAAATGCGACGACGGCACCCACTCACTAGCATGCTGACAGCCACAGCAGCATAAAGCTGGCGATGCTA
This window of the Hippocampus zosterae strain Florida chromosome 1, ASM2543408v3, whole genome shotgun sequence genome carries:
- the LOC127610653 gene encoding eukaryotic peptide chain release factor subunit 1 — translated: MADDPSAADRNVEIWKIKKLIKSLEAARGNGTSMISLIIPPKDQISRVAKMLADEFGTASNIKSRVNRLSVLGAITSVQQRLKLYNKVPPNGLVVYCGTIVTDEGKEKKVNIDFEPFKPINTSLYLCDNKFHTEALTALLSDDSKFGFIVIDGSGALFGTLQGNTREVLHKFTVDLPKKHGRGGQSALRFARLRMEKRHNYVRKVAETAVQLFVSNDKVNVAGMVLAGSADFKTELSQSDMFDPRLQAKVLKLVDISYGGENGFNQAIELSAEVLSNVKFIQEKKLIGRYFDEISQDTGKYCFGVEDTLKALEMGAVEILIVYENLDTMRYILRVHGAESNGAENDEKTLYLTPEQEKDKSHFTDKETGQEHELIESMPLLEWFANNYKKFGATLEIVTDKSQEGSQFVKGFGGIGGILRYRVDFQGMEYQGEDDEFFDLDDY